The following are encoded together in the Chaetodon auriga isolate fChaAug3 chromosome 4, fChaAug3.hap1, whole genome shotgun sequence genome:
- the nsmce1 gene encoding non-structural maintenance of chromosomes element 1 homolog isoform X1: protein MSRQMGDSHRRFLQTMMANGIVDEQGAETLHRYCCETHNTQHGPDKLDDFIDTINSKLQPLFMQIRKGMSEDTGHQYYALVNMAETEVTRMSLDYADNELELFRKTMDLIVSSDNGKASSTDILNISDTLTTKKLKKSETEHLLNRLVHDKWLSENRGEYTFSTRCIIEMEPYIRTVYQDQVKVCHICHNMAFQCQMCENPLCGIKIHNPCVARYFKGRTEPRCPACDDFWPHEIPEVSRPRSQSRR from the exons ATGTCTCGGCAAATGGGAGACAGCCATCGAAGGTTTCTGCAGACCATGATGGCCAATGGCATCGTTGATGAACAAGGGGCAGAGACACTGCATCGATACTGTtgtgaaacacacaaca cACAGCATGGCCCTGACAAGCTGGATGATTTCATTGATACCATCAACTCAAAGCTGCAGCCCCTGTTCATGCAGATTAGAAAAGGGATGTCTGAAGACACTGGTCACCAGTACTACGCCTTG GTAAACATGGCTGAGACAGAAGTAACCCGGATGTCGTTAGATTATGCTGACAatgagctggagctgttcaggaAAACG ATGGACCTGATCGTGAGCTCTGACAATGGCAAGGCCTCCTCCACTGACATCCTGAACATCAGCGACACCCTGACCACCAAAAAACTGAAGAAGAGCGAGACGGAGCACCTCTTGAATCGACTCGTGCACGACAAATGGCTGAGTGAG AATCGGGGTGAATACACTTTTTCCACCAGATGTATCATAGAGATGGAGCCGTACATTCGCACAGTGTATCAGGACCAGGTCAAAGTGTGCCACATCTGTCACAACATGGCTTTCCAG TGCCAAATGTGTGAGAATCCTCTATGTGGCATTAAAATACACAACCCATGTGTGGCCAGATACTTCAAAGGAAGAACGGAGCCGCGGTGTCCAGCTTGTGATGACTTCTGGCCTCATGAAATCCCTG AAGTCAGCCGGCCCCGCTCTCAGTCGAGAAGATGA
- the nsmce1 gene encoding non-structural maintenance of chromosomes element 1 homolog isoform X2, whose protein sequence is MSRQMGDSHRRFLQTMMANGIVDEQGAETLHRYCCETHNTQHGPDKLDDFIDTINSKLQPLFMQIRKGMSEDTGHQYYALVNMAETEVTRMSLDYADNELELFRKTMDLIVSSDNGKASSTDILNISDTLTTKKLKKSETEHLLNRLVHDKWLSEMYHRDGAVHSHSVSGPGQSVPHLSQHGFPDTSKEERSRGVQLVMTSGLMKSLKSAGPALSREDEDFSIKSLFCLLIVLYL, encoded by the exons ATGTCTCGGCAAATGGGAGACAGCCATCGAAGGTTTCTGCAGACCATGATGGCCAATGGCATCGTTGATGAACAAGGGGCAGAGACACTGCATCGATACTGTtgtgaaacacacaaca cACAGCATGGCCCTGACAAGCTGGATGATTTCATTGATACCATCAACTCAAAGCTGCAGCCCCTGTTCATGCAGATTAGAAAAGGGATGTCTGAAGACACTGGTCACCAGTACTACGCCTTG GTAAACATGGCTGAGACAGAAGTAACCCGGATGTCGTTAGATTATGCTGACAatgagctggagctgttcaggaAAACG ATGGACCTGATCGTGAGCTCTGACAATGGCAAGGCCTCCTCCACTGACATCCTGAACATCAGCGACACCCTGACCACCAAAAAACTGAAGAAGAGCGAGACGGAGCACCTCTTGAATCGACTCGTGCACGACAAATGGCTGAGTGAG ATGTATCATAGAGATGGAGCCGTACATTCGCACAGTGTATCAGGACCAGGTCAAAGTGTGCCACATCTGTCACAACATGGCTTTCCAG ATACTTCAAAGGAAGAACGGAGCCGCGGTGTCCAGCTTGTGATGACTTCTGGCCTCATGAAATCCCTG AAGTCAGCCGGCCCCGCTCTCAGTCGAGAAGATGAGGACTTCAGCATCAaatctcttttttgtttgttaattgttttatatttataa
- the nsmce1 gene encoding non-structural maintenance of chromosomes element 1 homolog isoform X4, with product MSRQMGDSHRRFLQTMMANGIVDEQGAETLHRYCCETHNTQHGPDKLDDFIDTINSKLQPLFMQIRKGMSEDTGHQYYALVNMAETEVTRMSLDYADNELELFRKTMDLIVSSDNGKASSTDILNISDTLTTKKLKKSETEHLLNRLVHDKWLSENRGEYTFSTRCIIEMEPYIRTVYQDQVKVCHICHNMAFQILQRKNGAAVSSL from the exons ATGTCTCGGCAAATGGGAGACAGCCATCGAAGGTTTCTGCAGACCATGATGGCCAATGGCATCGTTGATGAACAAGGGGCAGAGACACTGCATCGATACTGTtgtgaaacacacaaca cACAGCATGGCCCTGACAAGCTGGATGATTTCATTGATACCATCAACTCAAAGCTGCAGCCCCTGTTCATGCAGATTAGAAAAGGGATGTCTGAAGACACTGGTCACCAGTACTACGCCTTG GTAAACATGGCTGAGACAGAAGTAACCCGGATGTCGTTAGATTATGCTGACAatgagctggagctgttcaggaAAACG ATGGACCTGATCGTGAGCTCTGACAATGGCAAGGCCTCCTCCACTGACATCCTGAACATCAGCGACACCCTGACCACCAAAAAACTGAAGAAGAGCGAGACGGAGCACCTCTTGAATCGACTCGTGCACGACAAATGGCTGAGTGAG AATCGGGGTGAATACACTTTTTCCACCAGATGTATCATAGAGATGGAGCCGTACATTCGCACAGTGTATCAGGACCAGGTCAAAGTGTGCCACATCTGTCACAACATGGCTTTCCAG ATACTTCAAAGGAAGAACGGAGCCGCGGTGTCCAGCTTGTGA
- the vps37a gene encoding vacuolar protein sorting-associated protein 37A, which produces MNWFFSQSKGSGPLPPLNSLQQQRQRQIDSLKAAHPSLAEIQKDVEYRIPFTVNNSTISVNILLPPQFPQEKPVVSVYPPVGHHLVDSNNGTMITSPLITNFGMHSDLGKVIQSLLDEFWKSPPALMSSGPAGFPYGMYKSSGITPYPTQAFHYGPRHVGPGHTPPAGSGPAPAPMPHPGVDSAHGPPRAPAPYGLICDLPLPVPTGDSQAGLNGHMYKMPEIPESFPELCDMNLIQLSNMSENEDVLLEFFVSLPQLKQVTSDKEELVNNIVDMAKKNLQMEPQLEGKRQEMLYKYEQLTQMKSAFETRMQRQHELSESCSLSTLQARLKVAAHQAEEESEETAENFLEGRTDIDEFLTSFMEKRTLCHSRRAKEEKLQQSINTHGPFPTSH; this is translated from the exons ATGAACTGGTTTTTCTCCCAGTCCAAAGGCTCCggacctctccctcctctgaaCAGCCTACAGCAACAAAGACAGCGGCAGATCGACTCACTCAAAGCCGCTCATCCAAG CCTGGCAGAGATCCAGAAGGATGTCGAGTACAGAATACCTTTCACAGTCAACAACTCCACCATTAGTGTTAACAT CCTGCTGCCTCCTCAGTTCCCCCAGGAGAAGCCGGTGGTTAGTGTCTACCCCCCTGTTGGTCATCATTTAGTCGACAGCAATAATGGCACCATGATCACCAGCCCCCTCATCACTAAT tTTGGAATGCACTCTGATCTGGGGAAGGTCATTCAGAGTCTGCTGGACGAGTTTTGGAAGAGTCCTCCTGCCTTGATGTCCTCTGGCCCTGCTGGCTTTCCATA CGGTATGTATAAGTCGTCAGGCATCACTCCGTACCCCACTCAGGCTTTCCACTATGGTCCTCGCCACGTGGGTCCCGGTCACACACCGCCTGCTGGTTCAGGCCCAGCTCCAGCTCCCATGCCTCACCCAGGGGTGGATAGTGCCCATGGGCCTCCTCGAGCTCCAGCCCCATACGGACTGATTTGTGACCTGCCACTGCCTGTTCCAACAGGAGACTCCCAG gctggACTGAATGGACACATGTACAAGATGCCTGAGATTCCCGAGTCTTTTCCTGAACTTTGTGACATGAA TCTGATCCAGTTGTCGAACATGTCTGAAAACGAGGATGTGTTATTGGAGTTCTTTGTGAGTTTGCCACAACTCAAACAGGTCACCAGTGATAAAGAAGAGCTGGTCAACAATATAGTGGACATGGCGA AGAAAAACCTTCAGATGGAGCCACAGctggaaggaaaaagacaagaaatgcTCTACAAG TACGAACAGCTGACTCAGATGAAATCGGCCTTTGAGACAAGGATGCAGAGACAGCATGAACTCAGTGAG AGCTGCAGTCTTAGCACCCTACAGGCTCGGTTAAAAGTTGCAGCCCACCAGGCCGAGGAGGAATCGGAGGAGACGGCTGAAAACTTCCTGGAGGGACGCACAGACATCGATGAATTCCTGACCAGCTTCATGGAGAAGAGAACG CTTTGCCACAGCAGAAGGGCCAAAGAGGAAAAGCTGCAACAGTCCATCAACACACATGGACCGTTTCCGACCAGCCACTAG
- the nsmce1 gene encoding non-structural maintenance of chromosomes element 1 homolog isoform X3: MASLMNKGQRHCIDTVVKHTTHGPDKLDDFIDTINSKLQPLFMQIRKGMSEDTGHQYYALVNMAETEVTRMSLDYADNELELFRKTMDLIVSSDNGKASSTDILNISDTLTTKKLKKSETEHLLNRLVHDKWLSENRGEYTFSTRCIIEMEPYIRTVYQDQVKVCHICHNMAFQCQMCENPLCGIKIHNPCVARYFKGRTEPRCPACDDFWPHEIPEVSRPRSQSRR, encoded by the exons ATGGCATCGTTGATGAACAAGGGGCAGAGACACTGCATCGATACTGTtgtgaaacacacaaca CATGGCCCTGACAAGCTGGATGATTTCATTGATACCATCAACTCAAAGCTGCAGCCCCTGTTCATGCAGATTAGAAAAGGGATGTCTGAAGACACTGGTCACCAGTACTACGCCTTG GTAAACATGGCTGAGACAGAAGTAACCCGGATGTCGTTAGATTATGCTGACAatgagctggagctgttcaggaAAACG ATGGACCTGATCGTGAGCTCTGACAATGGCAAGGCCTCCTCCACTGACATCCTGAACATCAGCGACACCCTGACCACCAAAAAACTGAAGAAGAGCGAGACGGAGCACCTCTTGAATCGACTCGTGCACGACAAATGGCTGAGTGAG AATCGGGGTGAATACACTTTTTCCACCAGATGTATCATAGAGATGGAGCCGTACATTCGCACAGTGTATCAGGACCAGGTCAAAGTGTGCCACATCTGTCACAACATGGCTTTCCAG TGCCAAATGTGTGAGAATCCTCTATGTGGCATTAAAATACACAACCCATGTGTGGCCAGATACTTCAAAGGAAGAACGGAGCCGCGGTGTCCAGCTTGTGATGACTTCTGGCCTCATGAAATCCCTG AAGTCAGCCGGCCCCGCTCTCAGTCGAGAAGATGA